In Shewanella aestuarii, a genomic segment contains:
- a CDS encoding type I restriction endonuclease subunit R produces the protein MITEDQLEQECIRWFTNQGYQYKNGYDIAPDGPSPERDDYHQVVLKQRLLNQLAVINPELPHDALLDVVNTVCLPDTPILIKNNRAFHKYVIEGVPVEYSVFEDGETKTKHSHAQLMDFTTTDNNEFLIVNQFTITGTKGSRRPDVIVFINGLPIAVIELKNPADEHADIWNAYNQLQTYKDEITDLFVFNEALIVSDGWTARVGSLTANKERFLPWKTVSAEDDKPLLEYQLETMVRGFFKQDLLLDYIRYFVLFETDNDNIIKKIAGYHQFHAVRAAVEATVRASNTSGNFLETTIPSLEKIKQGSGKAGVVWHTQGSGKSISMVCYASKLLQQASMNNPTIVVVTDRNDLDGQLFNTFGMAQETLKQIPQQADDRDSLRELLLNRQSGGIIFTTIQKFALLDDETEHPKLSERSNIVVVSDEAHRSQYGNKSKMVEIKDKNGVVTGHKFVYGYSKYMRDALPNASFIGFTGTPIAMDDKDTRGVFGEYVSIYDIQDAVDDGATVPIYYESRLAKLDINQDEIEQLNDQVEDEIGEEEETADREKVKSQWATLEKLVGAAPRIEQVAKDLVEHFTTRTETFPGKAMIVAMSREICVDLYNAIIAIKPEWHHPDTDKGVIKIVMTGSASDKEKMQPHIHDKKTKKLFEKRYKDTDDELQLVIVRDMWLTGFDAPCCHTMYIDKPMKGHNLMQAIARVNRVFKDKPGGLVVDYIGIANELKNALKTYTNSQGKGQPTIDTAEAFAVLMEKIDIIRGMFATPVDGNVFNYRPDFETHAIRLLPGAVNHLSGLVTPQTNGKEQRDGKRRFLDVMAALTKAYSLCNTMDETQEYKNEIAFYSAIKAAFIKHSTVDKKRADEQRNTALKLILDNAVIADGVDDIFSMVGLDKPNIGLLSEEFLEDVKNLKEKNLAVELLEKLLRDEVKSRMKNDVVQEKKYSERIMSTLQKYHNRSIETAQVIEELIQWAKEMQEDAEMLDRLNLSVDEIAFYRALIENEESVRQLGDDNLRSLAIELTQQLRKSATVDWQKRDSVRARMRNLVRRLLRRWKYPPDAAEAAIKLVLEQAEVLADGWYAV, from the coding sequence ATGATCACGGAAGACCAATTAGAGCAAGAATGTATTAGGTGGTTTACCAATCAAGGTTACCAGTATAAAAACGGATATGACATAGCCCCAGACGGCCCATCACCAGAGCGTGATGATTACCATCAGGTTGTTTTGAAGCAGCGGTTATTAAATCAATTAGCGGTGATAAACCCTGAGCTTCCCCATGATGCCTTACTTGATGTAGTGAATACGGTTTGCTTACCTGATACGCCAATACTGATAAAAAACAACCGCGCTTTTCATAAATATGTCATTGAAGGAGTACCGGTTGAATATAGCGTGTTTGAAGATGGTGAGACCAAAACTAAGCATTCCCATGCACAGTTAATGGATTTTACCACCACTGATAACAACGAGTTTTTAATCGTTAATCAATTTACCATCACAGGTACTAAAGGAAGCCGTCGACCTGATGTTATTGTATTTATTAATGGCTTACCAATCGCAGTAATTGAGCTTAAAAATCCAGCTGATGAACATGCTGATATTTGGAATGCTTACAATCAACTGCAAACCTATAAAGATGAAATAACAGACTTATTTGTTTTTAATGAAGCGTTAATAGTGAGTGATGGTTGGACTGCGCGTGTTGGCTCACTAACCGCGAATAAAGAACGCTTCTTACCCTGGAAAACTGTTTCGGCTGAAGATGATAAGCCACTTTTGGAATACCAACTTGAAACCATGGTGAGAGGCTTTTTCAAGCAAGATTTATTACTTGATTACATCCGTTACTTTGTATTGTTTGAAACGGACAATGACAACATCATTAAAAAGATTGCTGGCTACCATCAATTTCATGCTGTACGCGCAGCGGTTGAAGCAACCGTTAGGGCATCGAATACTTCAGGAAACTTCCTAGAAACCACCATTCCTTCTCTAGAAAAAATCAAACAAGGCAGCGGTAAAGCCGGTGTGGTTTGGCATACACAAGGCAGTGGCAAGAGTATTTCTATGGTGTGTTATGCCAGTAAATTGTTACAGCAAGCCAGTATGAATAACCCTACCATTGTGGTTGTGACTGATCGTAATGATTTAGATGGCCAGTTGTTTAACACCTTTGGCATGGCCCAAGAAACCTTGAAGCAAATTCCACAGCAAGCAGATGATCGTGACTCATTACGGGAACTGTTATTGAACCGCCAATCCGGTGGGATTATTTTTACCACCATTCAAAAGTTTGCTTTGTTGGATGACGAAACAGAGCATCCAAAACTATCTGAACGTAGCAATATTGTGGTTGTGTCTGATGAAGCTCATCGAAGCCAATATGGCAACAAATCGAAGATGGTTGAGATAAAGGATAAAAATGGCGTGGTAACCGGTCACAAGTTCGTTTACGGCTATTCAAAATACATGCGAGATGCGTTACCTAATGCGTCCTTTATCGGCTTTACTGGTACGCCTATTGCCATGGATGACAAAGATACCCGTGGCGTGTTTGGTGAGTATGTTTCAATTTATGATATTCAAGATGCTGTAGATGATGGTGCAACGGTACCAATTTACTATGAATCGCGATTAGCTAAGCTGGATATTAATCAAGATGAAATTGAACAATTAAACGATCAAGTTGAAGATGAAATTGGTGAAGAGGAAGAAACTGCCGATCGTGAAAAAGTTAAATCTCAGTGGGCGACCTTAGAAAAATTAGTTGGTGCAGCGCCGAGAATTGAGCAAGTGGCTAAAGATCTGGTTGAACATTTTACAACTCGCACTGAAACCTTCCCAGGTAAAGCCATGATTGTGGCGATGAGCCGTGAGATCTGCGTCGACTTATACAATGCGATTATCGCGATTAAACCAGAATGGCATCACCCAGATACCGATAAAGGGGTGATTAAAATTGTGATGACCGGTTCAGCTTCTGATAAAGAAAAGATGCAGCCGCATATTCATGATAAGAAAACCAAGAAGCTATTTGAAAAGCGTTACAAAGATACTGACGATGAGCTTCAGCTTGTTATCGTTCGAGATATGTGGCTGACAGGGTTCGATGCACCTTGTTGTCATACCATGTATATTGATAAGCCCATGAAGGGGCATAACTTGATGCAGGCCATTGCCCGTGTAAACCGTGTTTTTAAAGACAAACCTGGTGGGTTAGTTGTTGACTATATTGGTATTGCCAATGAGCTTAAAAATGCCCTAAAAACCTATACTAACAGTCAGGGTAAAGGCCAGCCAACTATTGATACCGCAGAAGCATTTGCAGTGTTAATGGAAAAAATTGATATTATCCGTGGCATGTTTGCAACACCTGTTGATGGTAATGTATTCAATTACCGTCCCGATTTTGAAACTCATGCAATTAGATTACTCCCTGGCGCTGTAAATCACCTTTCTGGACTGGTTACACCGCAAACTAATGGCAAAGAGCAGCGAGATGGTAAACGTCGCTTTCTGGACGTTATGGCTGCCTTAACGAAAGCCTATTCACTTTGTAATACCATGGATGAAACCCAAGAATACAAGAATGAAATCGCTTTTTACTCTGCAATCAAAGCAGCCTTTATTAAACATTCAACCGTTGATAAAAAACGCGCTGATGAACAACGTAATACGGCATTAAAGCTTATCCTTGATAATGCGGTTATTGCTGATGGTGTTGACGATATATTTAGCATGGTGGGTTTAGATAAACCCAATATAGGCCTACTTTCAGAAGAGTTCTTAGAAGATGTAAAGAACCTGAAAGAGAAAAACCTTGCTGTGGAGTTGCTGGAAAAGTTGCTTCGCGATGAGGTTAAATCTCGGATGAAAAACGATGTGGTCCAAGAGAAAAAATACTCTGAACGCATTATGTCAACGCTGCAAAAATACCATAACCGCAGTATCGAAACGGCCCAGGTCATTGAAGAACTGATTCAATGGGCGAAAGAGATGCAAGAAGATGCAGAGATGCTTGATAGGCTCAATCTTTCAGTTGATGAAATTGCCTTTTACCGAGCATTAATCGAGAACGAAGAATCTGTTCGTCAACTTGGTGATGATAACTTGCGCAGCCTTGCTATTGAGTTAACTCAGCAATTGCGAAAGTCAGCCACAGTTGATTGGCAAAAACGCGATAGTGTGCGAGCGAGGATGCGCAACCTTGTACGCCGATTACTACGTAGATGGAAATATCCACCTGATGCAGCAGAAGCGGCGATTAAGCTTGTTTTGGAACAAGCTGAAGTGTTGGCTGATGGTTGGTATGCCGTATAG
- a CDS encoding quinolone resistance pentapeptide repeat protein QnrS2: METYRHTYRHHSFSHQDLSDITFTACTFIRCDFRRANLRDATFINCKFIEQGDIEGCHFDVADLRDASFQQCQLAMANFSNANCYGIELRECDLKGANFSRANFANQVSNRMYFCSAFITGCNLSYANMERVCLEKCELFENRWIGTHLAGASLKESDLSRGVFSEDVWGQFSLQGANLCHAELDGLDPRKVDTSGIKIASWQQEQLLEALGIVVFPD, encoded by the coding sequence ATGGAAACCTACCGTCACACATATCGACACCACAGTTTTTCACATCAAGATCTAAGTGATATTACTTTCACTGCTTGCACCTTTATCCGATGCGATTTTCGACGTGCTAACTTGCGTGATGCGACATTTATTAACTGCAAGTTCATTGAACAGGGTGATATCGAAGGTTGCCATTTTGATGTCGCAGACCTTCGCGATGCAAGTTTCCAACAATGCCAGCTTGCGATGGCAAACTTTAGTAACGCCAATTGCTACGGTATTGAGTTACGTGAGTGTGATTTAAAAGGGGCCAACTTTTCCCGAGCAAACTTTGCCAATCAAGTGAGTAATCGTATGTACTTTTGCTCAGCCTTTATTACTGGATGTAACCTGTCTTATGCCAATATGGAGCGGGTCTGTTTAGAAAAATGTGAGCTGTTTGAAAATCGCTGGATAGGGACTCACCTCGCGGGCGCATCACTGAAAGAGTCAGACTTAAGTCGAGGTGTTTTTTCTGAAGATGTCTGGGGACAGTTTAGCCTACAGGGTGCTAATTTATGTCACGCCGAACTCGACGGTTTAGATCCTCGAAAAGTCGATACATCAGGTATCAAAATTGCCAGCTGGCAACAAGAACAGCTTCTCGAAGCGTTGGGTATTGTTGTTTTTCCTGACTAG
- the dnaN gene encoding DNA polymerase III subunit beta, with protein MFTISLDQKTRISAICNFANGKVNPIYEQVRIEANSVEGKVMFSACNGNQYSTFTLNAEVQEDARYCVSSKRLLIVTTALAGENAKFAIKDNDLFVTSGRSRLKLQTFSASDYPNMETFDAPKCRIETTIAQLANIVSQASYCVANADVRAYLCNMNWQISENMPVRICATDGHRLSMTHEQFPVSEGAGSYLMPTSVFQSVLALKLNGNDQCVITFSSNHACIEVPNYSIMTTLGEGVYPNVDRIIPNDNSKSITVNLAEMTDLARRLHAVAQLEKNPTIRMCFKTNGQCEMQVKSANGDDFTDEIDLVDSSLTEEVIVGVNSKYLLDAITQQSGENVTMRLNLVGAIKIISDNQNLITLVMPTRI; from the coding sequence ATGTTCACTATTTCTTTAGATCAGAAAACCCGTATTAGCGCGATTTGCAATTTTGCCAATGGCAAAGTAAACCCCATCTATGAGCAAGTAAGAATTGAAGCTAATTCGGTGGAAGGAAAGGTGATGTTTAGTGCCTGTAATGGCAATCAGTACAGTACATTTACGCTGAATGCAGAAGTGCAAGAAGATGCGCGTTATTGCGTCAGTAGCAAGCGTCTATTAATTGTTACCACCGCACTTGCAGGCGAAAACGCAAAGTTTGCCATCAAAGATAATGATTTATTTGTGACCAGTGGCCGCAGCCGCTTAAAATTGCAGACGTTTAGCGCAAGCGATTATCCAAATATGGAAACCTTTGATGCGCCTAAATGTCGTATCGAAACCACCATAGCACAACTCGCAAACATTGTTAGTCAAGCCTCTTATTGCGTTGCTAACGCTGATGTCAGAGCCTATCTTTGCAACATGAATTGGCAAATTTCTGAAAACATGCCAGTTAGAATTTGCGCAACTGATGGACACCGCCTAAGCATGACGCATGAGCAATTCCCTGTTTCTGAAGGTGCGGGTTCATACCTAATGCCCACCAGCGTATTTCAAAGTGTATTAGCACTAAAACTCAATGGCAATGATCAATGTGTTATTACATTTTCCAGCAACCATGCGTGTATTGAAGTCCCAAACTACTCAATTATGACGACACTGGGAGAAGGTGTATATCCCAATGTAGACCGCATCATTCCTAATGATAACTCGAAATCAATTACTGTGAATCTTGCTGAAATGACAGATTTAGCAAGGAGACTTCATGCAGTCGCTCAACTTGAAAAAAATCCCACCATTCGGATGTGCTTTAAGACTAACGGGCAGTGTGAAATGCAAGTCAAATCAGCGAATGGTGATGACTTTACTGACGAAATTGATCTTGTCGATAGCTCATTAACAGAAGAAGTCATCGTAGGCGTTAATAGTAAGTATCTGCTTGATGCTATTACTCAACAAAGCGGTGAGAACGTGACAATGAGACTGAACCTTGTCGGTGCAATAAAAATTATCTCTGACAATCAAAATTTAATCACGCTAGTAATGCCTACAAGAATTTAA
- a CDS encoding recombinase RecT, with protein MTIPFSQLFQQTFEELNRKNTGFVDLNNEIKHLNQLIWQSRTTGFDLSNAQDYSVYNTLESIVTLGISIDPQKKLAFIAGEVDIYGNPVMRLHIGYRGEIALATQFNIIKSASANLVFEHDQFKSFGPNKEVEHIITTLSSNQRGQCCGDIVGAF; from the coding sequence ATGACTATTCCATTTTCACAATTATTCCAGCAAACATTTGAGGAATTAAACCGTAAAAATACGGGGTTTGTTGATTTGAACAATGAAATAAAACACCTGAACCAACTCATTTGGCAGTCAAGAACTACAGGTTTTGACCTATCTAACGCGCAAGATTACTCGGTATACAATACCTTAGAATCGATTGTGACTTTAGGTATCTCAATCGACCCGCAAAAAAAGTTAGCGTTTATTGCGGGTGAAGTCGATATTTATGGCAATCCTGTAATGAGATTGCACATTGGCTACCGTGGTGAAATTGCACTTGCAACTCAATTCAACATTATCAAGTCGGCTTCTGCCAATCTTGTTTTTGAACATGATCAGTTTAAGTCTTTCGGCCCCAATAAAGAGGTCGAACACATCATTACTACCTTGTCATCTAACCAGAGAGGCCAATGTTGTGGGGATATTGTCGGAGCGTTCTAG